From the Deinococcus sp. YIM 134068 genome, one window contains:
- a CDS encoding amidohydrolase yields the protein MTARPDLTVIHARTLTLDDAQPEARAVLVGGGRVLAVGTREEVAALAPRAGVLDHRDLLLTPGLSDAHIHLVGYGFSLSELGLQGARSVSEVQAKLLQRTMNTPAGTWIRGGGFLLGELGLNDYPAAQALDEVSPHHPVLLYSRDLHLAWANSLALRLAGVTGATPDPEGGRIVRPLGTLLENATDLVARAMPAPSEAEYLRAARAGADDLAARGYVSAHTMASEDAQAPRALQALAARGELPLRVWASLPHERLDHARELGLGQSVSREGPGGLFQWGGVKFFADGALGSRTAWLHAPGFADGSGTGIPLDSPALIRERGAEALRLGLSPVTHAIGDRANTEVLDAYDGLRDLAARRGVPLRIEHAQHLRPEDLPRFRGIAAGVQPIHLLADGPLIRSLLPHLEGESYAFRRLRDAGAILAFGSDAPVAPPEYRANFAAAITRRDDEGQPLASGEALTEMDVLWAHTRGPALAAGWDDEGVIRPGARAAFTLWDRLGGNARALVL from the coding sequence GTGACTGCACGTCCTGACCTGACCGTAATTCACGCGCGCACGCTGACCCTCGACGATGCCCAGCCGGAGGCCAGGGCCGTGCTCGTCGGGGGGGGGCGGGTGCTGGCGGTGGGCACGCGCGAGGAGGTGGCCGCCCTCGCGCCGCGCGCCGGGGTGCTCGACCACCGCGACCTGCTGCTGACGCCGGGGCTTTCGGACGCCCACATCCACCTTGTCGGGTACGGCTTCTCCCTGTCCGAACTCGGGCTACAGGGGGCGAGAAGCGTCTCCGAGGTGCAGGCGAAGCTCCTTCAGCGCACGATGAACACGCCCGCCGGAACGTGGATTCGCGGTGGCGGCTTCCTGCTCGGCGAGCTGGGCCTGAACGACTACCCGGCGGCACAGGCACTCGATGAGGTCAGCCCTCACCACCCGGTCTTGCTGTACTCGCGCGACCTGCACCTCGCCTGGGCGAACTCGCTGGCGCTGCGGTTGGCGGGCGTGACGGGGGCGACCCCGGACCCCGAGGGCGGGCGGATCGTGCGGCCCCTCGGCACCCTGCTGGAGAACGCGACCGACCTCGTGGCGCGGGCCATGCCTGCCCCCAGCGAGGCGGAGTACCTGCGGGCGGCGAGGGCCGGGGCAGATGATCTCGCCGCGCGGGGCTATGTCAGCGCGCACACGATGGCGTCGGAGGACGCTCAGGCCCCCCGCGCCCTGCAAGCGCTCGCCGCGCGGGGGGAACTGCCGCTGCGGGTGTGGGCCTCCCTCCCCCACGAGCGGCTGGACCATGCCCGAGAGCTGGGGCTGGGGCAGAGTGTTTCCAGAGAGGGGCCGGGTGGCCTCTTCCAGTGGGGCGGGGTCAAGTTCTTCGCGGACGGGGCGCTGGGCAGTCGCACCGCCTGGCTGCACGCCCCCGGCTTCGCGGACGGCAGCGGCACGGGCATTCCGCTCGACTCGCCCGCCCTCATCCGCGAGCGGGGGGCGGAGGCGCTGCGGCTGGGCCTCTCCCCCGTCACGCACGCCATCGGCGACCGGGCGAACACGGAGGTGCTGGACGCCTACGACGGCCTGCGCGACCTCGCGGCGCGGAGGGGCGTCCCCCTGCGGATCGAACACGCCCAGCACCTCCGCCCCGAGGACCTGCCGCGCTTCCGGGGCATCGCGGCGGGGGTACAGCCCATTCACCTGCTCGCGGACGGCCCCCTCATCCGCTCGCTGCTGCCGCATCTGGAGGGGGAGAGCTACGCCTTCCGCCGCCTGCGGGACGCCGGGGCCATCCTCGCCTTCGGGTCGGACGCGCCCGTCGCGCCACCGGAGTACCGCGCCAACTTCGCCGCCGCGATCACCCGCCGCGACGACGAGGGCCAGCCCCTCGCGTCGGGGGAGGCGCTGACCGAGATGGACGTGCTGTGGGCGCACACACGCGGCCCCGCCCTCGCCGCCGGGTGGGACGACGAGGGCGTTATCCGTCCCGGTGCCCGCGCGGCCTTCACGCTCTGGGACCGACTGGGGGGGAATGCGCGGGCGCTGGTGCTGTAG
- a CDS encoding AAA family ATPase, whose translation MPTLHLLVGLPGSGKTTLARRLEEEHAALRLTPDEWMTPLFGAGEADGKRDVLEGQLLWGVAARTLTLGVSVVLDYGLWSRAEREEFRARGEALGVRVELHVLDVPLEELWRRLEARNRALPPNTFPVTRAELDEWLGWYEPPTGEERARYANGGGGQGE comes from the coding sequence GTGCCCACCCTCCACCTCCTCGTCGGGCTGCCCGGCTCCGGCAAGACCACGCTGGCGCGGCGGCTGGAGGAGGAACACGCGGCCCTGCGCCTCACACCCGACGAGTGGATGACGCCCCTCTTCGGCGCGGGTGAGGCGGACGGGAAGCGGGACGTGCTGGAGGGCCAGCTCCTGTGGGGCGTGGCGGCGCGGACCCTGACCCTCGGCGTAAGCGTGGTGCTGGACTACGGGCTGTGGTCGCGGGCAGAGCGCGAGGAGTTCCGGGCACGTGGCGAGGCGCTGGGCGTCCGGGTGGAATTGCACGTGCTGGACGTACCGCTGGAGGAGTTGTGGCGGCGGCTGGAGGCGAGAAACCGGGCCCTGCCGCCGAACACCTTCCCCGTCACGCGGGCGGAACTGGACGAGTGGCTGGGCTGGTACGAGCCGCCGACGGGGGAGGAGCGGGCACGGTACGCGAATGGGGGAGGGGGGCAGGGGGAGTGA
- a CDS encoding valine--tRNA ligase, which translates to MTDTTHDPTTEANSGTLAKAFDPIAIEPAWAARWRTEPFRADASSGREPFTIVIPPPNVTGNLHLGHALDNTLIDTLIRFKRMAGFEALYLPGMDHAGISTQVVVERQLGNEGLTRFDLGREGFLNRVWDWKAESGGMILNQLTRLGVSVDWTRERFTMDEGLSRAVRAQFVRLYHEGLAYRGERIVNWDPAAQTTLSELEIDREVRKGKMTTLSYRLEDPTTPASNGDPGEIRIATVRPETIFADQAIAVHPGDERFTHLIGKQARIPLTDRSIPIIADEAVEREFGVGALKITPAHDPTDFEIGERHGLARPSVIDLHGNLAGDLVPEAFRGMERFAARKAVVAALTESGDLIEERDHDTAIGLSERTKVPVEPIVSTQWFVHMKPMAEQVLAGLDAGEVRLTPERYTKVNRDWLENIRDWNISRQLWWGHQIPAWYDDEGRVYVPDPETPDLDCDQDPRYAHLTLRRDPDVFDTWFSSNLWPFSTLGWPDTDAEDFRKFYPTQVLVTGYDILFFWVARMEMAGYHFTGQVPFSTVMLHGLYLDAKGQKMSKSKGNGIDPLELFDTYGVDACRFAFTSLSTGGQDIRHDPRRFEQGRNFTNKLWNAARFALLRLAEGVPNLTGDDALTRYVRAAVDPQEGEMLRSRDALAHLRTRPDLTTLADRWIISRLDAVTAEATAQLEEYDIGAAIRTLYSFTWDEFCDWYIEAAKPALAEGRLGTLATLKAVLEHILKLLHPFMPFITSELYAALGHRRQLALHSWPQPDPALHDAEATRAFDALRAAVASARSLKSELGLAPQDRLGVVVEGDLAAVVRQNARVVEGIARVTLEDTLEGRTLSAVERGVTVRAPLEGTVDVQDWLAKQRKRLAEFDKQIRQAQGKLGNEGFVARAPAEVIEEERRRVADFGAQKARLEEVLGQFA; encoded by the coding sequence ATGACTGACACGACCCACGACCCCACCACCGAGGCCAACTCCGGCACCCTTGCCAAAGCCTTCGACCCCATCGCCATCGAACCCGCGTGGGCCGCCCGCTGGCGCACCGAGCCGTTCCGGGCGGACGCGAGCAGCGGTCGGGAACCCTTCACCATCGTCATTCCGCCGCCCAACGTGACGGGCAACCTGCACCTCGGGCACGCGCTCGACAACACCCTCATCGACACGCTGATCCGCTTCAAGCGCATGGCGGGCTTCGAGGCGCTGTACCTCCCCGGCATGGACCACGCGGGCATCAGCACGCAGGTGGTGGTGGAGCGGCAACTGGGGAACGAGGGCCTGACCCGCTTCGACCTGGGGCGCGAGGGCTTTCTGAACCGCGTGTGGGACTGGAAGGCCGAGTCGGGCGGCATGATCCTGAACCAGCTCACTCGCCTCGGCGTGAGCGTGGACTGGACGCGCGAACGCTTCACGATGGACGAGGGCCTCTCCCGCGCCGTGCGCGCCCAGTTCGTGCGGCTGTACCACGAGGGGCTGGCCTACCGGGGCGAGCGCATCGTGAACTGGGACCCGGCGGCGCAGACGACCCTCTCGGAACTGGAGATCGACCGGGAAGTGCGGAAGGGGAAGATGACGACCCTCAGCTACAGGCTGGAGGACCCGACCACGCCCGCCAGCAACGGAGACCCCGGCGAAATCCGCATCGCCACCGTGCGCCCGGAGACGATCTTCGCGGATCAGGCCATCGCCGTGCATCCGGGGGACGAGCGCTTCACGCACCTCATCGGCAAGCAGGCACGCATCCCTCTCACCGACCGCTCCATCCCCATCATCGCGGACGAGGCGGTGGAGCGGGAGTTCGGCGTCGGGGCGCTGAAGATCACGCCTGCCCACGACCCGACCGACTTCGAGATCGGGGAGCGGCACGGCCTCGCGCGGCCCAGTGTGATCGACCTGCACGGCAACCTCGCTGGCGACCTCGTGCCCGAAGCCTTCCGGGGCATGGAACGCTTCGCCGCGCGCAAGGCGGTGGTGGCGGCCCTCACCGAGTCCGGCGACCTCATCGAGGAGAGGGACCACGACACCGCCATCGGCCTCTCGGAGCGGACGAAGGTGCCCGTGGAACCCATCGTGTCTACGCAGTGGTTCGTCCACATGAAGCCGATGGCCGAGCAGGTGCTCGCCGGGCTGGACGCGGGAGAGGTTCGGCTCACGCCCGAGCGGTACACGAAGGTCAACCGCGACTGGCTGGAGAACATCCGCGACTGGAACATCAGCCGCCAGCTCTGGTGGGGACACCAGATTCCCGCGTGGTACGACGACGAGGGCCGCGTCTACGTGCCCGACCCCGAGACCCCCGACCTCGACTGCGATCAGGACCCCCGGTACGCGCACCTCACCCTCCGGCGTGACCCCGACGTGTTCGACACGTGGTTTTCCTCCAACCTCTGGCCCTTCTCGACGCTGGGGTGGCCGGACACCGACGCCGAGGACTTCCGCAAGTTCTACCCGACGCAGGTGCTCGTGACGGGGTACGACATCCTGTTCTTCTGGGTGGCGCGCATGGAGATGGCGGGGTATCACTTCACAGGGCAGGTCCCCTTCTCCACGGTGATGCTTCACGGCCTGTACCTCGACGCGAAGGGCCAGAAGATGTCCAAGAGCAAGGGCAACGGCATCGACCCCCTCGAACTCTTCGACACCTACGGGGTGGACGCCTGCCGCTTCGCCTTCACCAGCCTCTCGACGGGCGGGCAGGACATCCGGCACGACCCCCGCCGCTTCGAGCAGGGGCGTAACTTCACCAACAAGCTGTGGAACGCGGCCCGCTTCGCCCTGCTGCGTTTGGCGGAGGGGGTGCCCAACCTCACCGGAGACGACGCCCTGACCCGCTACGTGCGCGCCGCCGTGGACCCGCAGGAGGGCGAAATGCTCCGCAGCCGCGACGCCCTCGCCCACCTCCGCACCCGTCCCGACCTCACCACGCTGGCCGACCGCTGGATCATCAGCCGCCTGGACGCCGTGACCGCCGAGGCGACCGCCCAGCTTGAGGAGTACGACATCGGGGCCGCGATCCGCACCCTGTACTCGTTCACCTGGGACGAGTTCTGCGACTGGTACATCGAGGCGGCCAAGCCCGCGCTCGCGGAGGGAAGGCTCGGCACGCTGGCGACCCTCAAGGCGGTGCTGGAACACATCCTCAAGCTGCTGCATCCCTTCATGCCCTTCATCACGTCGGAGCTGTACGCCGCGCTGGGGCACCGCCGTCAACTCGCCCTGCACTCGTGGCCGCAGCCCGACCCGGCCCTGCACGACGCGGAGGCCACCCGCGCCTTCGACGCCCTGCGCGCCGCCGTGGCCTCCGCCCGCAGCCTCAAGAGCGAACTCGGCCTCGCGCCGCAAGACCGCCTCGGCGTGGTGGTGGAGGGCGACCTCGCCGCCGTGGTGCGGCAGAACGCCCGCGTGGTGGAGGGCATCGCCCGCGTGACGCTGGAGGACACGCTGGAGGGCCGCACCCTCTCCGCCGTGGAGCGGGGCGTGACCGTCCGCGCGCCGCTGGAGGGCACCGTGGACGTGCAGGACTGGCTCGCCAAGCAGCGCAAGCGCCTCGCCGAGTTCGACAAGCAGATCAGGCAGGCGCAGGGCAAGCTGGGCAACGAGGGTTTCGTGGCCCGCGCCCCCGCCGAGGTCATCGAGGAGGAGCGGCGGCGGGTGGCGGACTTCGGGGCACAGAAGGCGCGGTTGGAGGAGGTGCTGGGGCAGTTCGCGTGA
- a CDS encoding GNAT family N-acetyltransferase codes for MFKLETARLVLVATSLQVIETRLERETFTMPIEVGPETWDVTFPAEWPGDSLDLFPMLAEQLRTAPETVPWGGLLIGKADRAVVGGIGCKSLPDASGTVEIGYGLNPSAWGRGLATEAAHALTDWALTQPNVRRVTAERLDTNIGPVRVLEKSGFRRVGERHDEEEGGLLILWERTR; via the coding sequence ATGTTCAAGCTCGAAACCGCCAGGCTGGTCCTGGTCGCCACATCCCTGCAAGTGATCGAAACGCGCCTGGAGCGTGAGACCTTCACCATGCCCATCGAAGTCGGCCCGGAGACGTGGGACGTGACCTTTCCCGCCGAGTGGCCGGGCGACTCACTGGACCTCTTCCCGATGCTCGCCGAACAGCTTCGGACCGCTCCCGAGACGGTCCCGTGGGGCGGCCTCCTGATCGGGAAGGCCGACCGCGCCGTGGTCGGTGGGATAGGTTGCAAGAGCCTGCCCGACGCCTCCGGCACGGTCGAGATCGGCTACGGACTCAACCCCTCGGCCTGGGGACGCGGCCTCGCCACCGAAGCGGCGCACGCGCTGACCGACTGGGCGCTCACCCAGCCGAACGTGCGGCGCGTCACCGCCGAACGCCTGGACACGAACATCGGCCCGGTGCGAGTGCTGGAGAAGTCGGGCTTCCGGCGCGTCGGCGAGCGCCACGACGAGGAAGAGGGCGGCCTCCTGATCCTGTGGGAGCGGACGCGGTAA
- a CDS encoding DUF4388 domain-containing protein, which yields MVRGDLAVFPFLSVMQMLLSSGRSGRLSVTHVRGGDLWLGPGELVHARAGALSGEAALQLLSSLDGGTFTFDPAGVAPEQTLALRRDAALRQLIVDSDGWGALLRVFPDWERPLRFTPRWTQAQPVTRAQFVALSHIGDGLSLRAVLERAGGSPQATLETLRPFLTAGLIELG from the coding sequence ATGGTACGCGGCGACCTCGCGGTATTCCCCTTCCTGTCGGTGATGCAGATGCTGCTGTCCAGCGGGCGGAGCGGGCGGCTGAGCGTGACGCACGTGCGGGGGGGCGACCTGTGGCTGGGGCCGGGCGAACTCGTTCACGCGCGGGCGGGGGCGCTCTCGGGCGAGGCGGCGCTCCAACTGCTGAGCAGCCTCGACGGGGGCACCTTCACCTTCGACCCGGCGGGCGTGGCCCCCGAGCAGACCCTCGCGCTGCGGCGGGACGCGGCGTTGCGCCAGCTCATCGTGGACTCGGACGGCTGGGGCGCACTCCTGCGCGTCTTTCCCGACTGGGAGCGGCCCCTGCGCTTCACGCCGCGCTGGACGCAGGCGCAACCCGTGACGCGCGCCCAGTTCGTCGCCCTGAGCCACATCGGGGACGGTCTGTCCCTGCGCGCCGTGCTGGAGCGGGCGGGCGGCTCGCCCCAGGCCACACTGGAGACCCTGCGCCCCTTCCTGACGGCGGGCCTGATCGAGCTGGGGTAG
- a CDS encoding response regulator, giving the protein MPRILVVDDDAAILKLISVILTRAGHEVRTSRHPVEALDLLKVFTPELVISDVVMPYMTGLEFLEQVRTHAQLNALPFVLLSSHAERGDVRRGMNLGADDYLPKPFTPQDLTTAVDARLRRAGLTLQSESVMEARGLGTAQVMWQGTAVSWVSRKALELFFYLLEHREVTSWEAAEALWPEKDEARASSLFHTTLHRLRRSLSNEAVVSTNRRYALAADLTPTYDVSRYELLTAQAEQGALGLEELRELVGMYGNFLPGADSPWVDDVRARLEQKQFSILGLAARAATQAGRPKDAAMFHQRALAIDPMSETDWQGLTHALGTLGDPRSRLAAQREAWWAVDLD; this is encoded by the coding sequence ATGCCGCGCATCCTCGTGGTGGATGACGACGCCGCCATCCTCAAACTCATCAGCGTCATTCTCACTCGTGCCGGGCATGAGGTCCGCACCAGCCGCCATCCCGTCGAGGCCCTCGATCTCCTGAAGGTGTTCACCCCCGAACTCGTCATCAGCGATGTGGTGATGCCGTACATGACGGGCCTGGAGTTTCTGGAGCAGGTGCGGACGCACGCGCAGCTCAACGCCCTGCCCTTCGTGCTGCTCTCCAGCCATGCCGAGCGCGGCGACGTGCGCCGGGGCATGAATCTGGGGGCCGACGACTACCTTCCCAAGCCCTTCACCCCGCAGGACCTGACGACCGCCGTGGACGCCCGCTTGCGCCGCGCGGGCCTGACCCTCCAGAGCGAGAGCGTGATGGAGGCCAGGGGTCTGGGCACCGCGCAGGTCATGTGGCAGGGGACCGCCGTCTCCTGGGTGTCGCGCAAGGCGCTGGAGCTGTTCTTCTACCTGCTGGAGCACAGGGAAGTCACCTCCTGGGAGGCCGCCGAGGCGCTGTGGCCGGAAAAGGACGAGGCCCGCGCGAGCAGCCTCTTCCACACCACCCTCCACCGCCTGCGCCGCAGCCTGAGCAACGAGGCCGTGGTGAGCACCAACCGCCGCTACGCCCTCGCCGCCGACCTGACGCCCACCTACGACGTGTCACGCTACGAACTCCTCACCGCGCAGGCCGAGCAGGGTGCCCTGGGCCTAGAGGAACTGCGCGAACTCGTGGGCATGTACGGCAACTTCCTCCCCGGTGCCGACAGCCCGTGGGTGGACGACGTGCGTGCCCGGCTGGAGCAAAAGCAGTTCAGCATCCTCGGCCTCGCCGCCCGCGCCGCCACGCAGGCCGGACGCCCGAAGGACGCCGCCATGTTCCACCAGCGCGCCCTCGCCATCGATCCCATGAGCGAAACCGACTGGCAGGGCCTCACCCACGCCCTCGGCACCCTCGGCGACCCGCGCTCCCGCCTCGCCGCGCAGAGGGAAGCGTGGTGGGCGGTGGACTTGGACTGA
- the alaS gene encoding alanine--tRNA ligase: MTAPLTTFEIREKYLQFFESKGHLRLPSHSLIAPDPTTLFTVAGMQPFKPQFMGAAAKFPGHGENRRVTTAQKCIRVGDIENVGRTRRHLSLFEMMGNFSFGDYFKREAILWAWEFLTGPEWMGMDPARMYVTIYEDDDEAHGYWTREIGLPEGHIHRFGADENFWPADAPLKGPNGPCGPCSEIYYDRGPSYGDDTWADYARTRESARFLEVWNLVFPQYDRQDPKEDGTPVLLDLPFKNIDTGMGLERVASVVQDVPDFYSNDVFKPIVERVAELSGKPYEGEVSVSHRVVAEHIRSVSMTVADGVALSNTGRGYVIRKILRRASRHAYLLGLREPTLYQLVPLVVQGMGGAYPELVQEEGRVTAAIRAEEERFLKTLESGIGRIGGLLEGLERGSVLSGEEAFILSDTYGFPLDLTKEIAEEYGVSVDEAGYAESLEKAQELARAGSKYGKSELFGGGEEALEGLAPTQFVGYDELDTSGEVLALVGAGERLNHLTAGSEATVVLSRTPFYAEGGGEVGDTGRLEWEGGLGVVRDTRKTAGGVFLHDVLVEEGTLTPGVSVRAVVAPDRQATERHHTATHLLHAALRAVLGSGVRQAGSLVAPDRLRFDFSHGAALSADEVASVERLVNRWVIANFPVTWREMPLEEARAAGATALFGEKYGDTVRVVSVEGGVPFGEQTVTSKELCGGAHVTRTGDIGAFVIVSDENVAAGVRRIEALAGEAATAWVRERLTTAGRVAGLLNTGLDGLEGRVSGLQAQLKAAQARRQLAEAQMGGGGAAQQVRELGGFRVAALRLSGIEGNELRGAADKLLDGSGADLAVIASDRGLVVKATKDAVGRGAHAGQLVGRLAAAAGGKGGGRPDMAQAGIQNPEAALSALETAF, translated from the coding sequence ATGACCGCGCCCCTCACCACCTTTGAAATTCGGGAGAAGTACCTGCAATTCTTCGAGAGCAAGGGGCATCTGCGCCTGCCAAGCCACTCGCTGATCGCCCCCGACCCCACGACCCTCTTCACGGTGGCGGGGATGCAGCCCTTCAAGCCGCAGTTCATGGGAGCCGCTGCCAAGTTCCCCGGCCACGGCGAGAACAGGCGGGTGACGACCGCGCAGAAGTGCATCCGCGTGGGCGACATCGAGAACGTGGGGCGCACGCGGCGGCACCTCAGCCTCTTCGAGATGATGGGCAACTTCTCGTTCGGGGACTACTTCAAGCGCGAGGCGATTCTCTGGGCGTGGGAGTTCCTGACCGGCCCCGAGTGGATGGGCATGGACCCGGCCCGCATGTACGTCACCATCTACGAGGACGACGACGAGGCGCATGGGTACTGGACGCGCGAGATTGGCCTGCCCGAGGGCCACATCCACCGCTTCGGCGCGGACGAGAACTTCTGGCCCGCCGACGCGCCCCTCAAGGGACCGAACGGGCCGTGTGGGCCGTGCTCGGAGATTTATTACGACCGGGGACCGAGTTACGGCGATGACACCTGGGCCGACTACGCGCGGACCCGCGAGAGCGCCCGCTTTCTGGAGGTCTGGAACCTCGTCTTCCCGCAGTACGACCGCCAGGACCCGAAGGAAGACGGCACGCCCGTCCTGCTTGACCTCCCCTTCAAGAACATCGACACCGGCATGGGGCTGGAGCGCGTGGCGAGCGTCGTTCAGGATGTGCCCGACTTCTACTCCAACGATGTCTTCAAACCCATCGTGGAGCGGGTGGCCGAACTCAGCGGCAAGCCGTACGAGGGCGAGGTCAGCGTCTCTCACCGTGTCGTCGCCGAGCACATCCGCAGCGTGAGCATGACGGTGGCGGACGGGGTGGCCCTGAGCAACACCGGGCGTGGGTACGTCATCCGCAAGATTCTGCGCCGGGCGAGCCGTCACGCCTACCTCCTCGGCCTGCGCGAGCCGACGCTCTACCAGCTCGTGCCCCTCGTCGTGCAGGGCATGGGCGGCGCGTACCCCGAACTCGTGCAGGAGGAGGGGCGGGTGACGGCAGCGATCCGGGCGGAGGAGGAGCGGTTCCTCAAGACGCTGGAAAGTGGGATAGGTCGCATCGGCGGACTCCTGGAAGGGTTGGAGCGTGGCTCGGTCCTCTCCGGTGAGGAAGCCTTCATCCTCTCCGACACCTACGGCTTCCCCCTCGACCTGACCAAAGAGATCGCCGAGGAGTACGGCGTCTCCGTGGACGAGGCCGGGTACGCCGAGAGCCTGGAAAAGGCGCAGGAACTCGCGCGGGCCGGGAGCAAGTACGGCAAGTCCGAGCTGTTCGGCGGGGGCGAGGAGGCGCTGGAGGGGCTGGCTCCCACTCAATTTGTCGGCTATGACGAGTTGGATACGTCGGGCGAGGTGCTGGCCCTCGTCGGCGCGGGCGAGCGGCTGAACCACCTGACGGCGGGCAGCGAGGCGACCGTCGTTCTCTCCCGCACGCCCTTCTACGCGGAAGGCGGCGGCGAGGTCGGCGACACGGGGCGGCTGGAGTGGGAGGGCGGCCTCGGCGTGGTGCGCGACACCCGCAAGACGGCGGGCGGCGTCTTCCTCCATGACGTGCTGGTGGAGGAGGGGACCCTGACCCCCGGCGTGAGCGTGCGCGCGGTGGTCGCCCCCGACCGTCAGGCGACCGAGCGGCACCACACGGCCACGCACCTCCTCCACGCGGCGCTGCGGGCGGTGCTGGGGTCGGGCGTGCGGCAGGCGGGGTCGCTCGTCGCGCCGGACCGGTTGCGCTTCGACTTCTCGCACGGCGCGGCCCTGAGCGCGGACGAGGTGGCGTCGGTCGAGCGGCTGGTGAACCGCTGGGTCATCGCCAACTTCCCCGTGACGTGGCGCGAGATGCCGCTGGAGGAGGCGCGGGCGGCGGGCGCGACGGCCCTCTTCGGGGAGAAGTACGGCGACACCGTGCGCGTCGTGAGCGTGGAGGGCGGCGTGCCCTTCGGAGAGCAGACCGTGACGAGCAAGGAGCTGTGCGGCGGCGCGCACGTCACCCGCACCGGGGACATCGGGGCCTTCGTGATCGTGTCCGACGAGAACGTGGCGGCGGGCGTGCGGCGCATCGAAGCGCTGGCGGGCGAGGCGGCGACCGCGTGGGTGCGCGAGCGGCTGACCACGGCGGGCCGGGTGGCCGGGCTGCTCAACACGGGTCTGGACGGGCTGGAGGGGCGCGTGTCGGGCTTGCAGGCACAGCTCAAGGCGGCCCAGGCCCGTCGTCAACTCGCCGAGGCGCAGATGGGCGGGGGTGGGGCGGCCCAGCAGGTGCGCGAGCTGGGCGGCTTCCGGGTCGCGGCGCTGCGGCTCTCCGGCATCGAGGGCAACGAGCTACGCGGTGCCGCCGACAAGCTCCTCGACGGCAGCGGGGCCGATCTCGCCGTGATCGCCAGCGATAGGGGATTGGTGGTCAAGGCGACGAAGGACGCGGTGGGCCGGGGCGCGCACGCGGGGCAACTCGTGGGCAGGCTCGCCGCCGCCGCCGGGGGCAAGGGCGGGGGCAGGCCCGATATGGCGCAGGCGGGCATTCAGAACCCCGAGGCGGCGCTCTCGGCGTTGGAGACGGCGTTCTAG
- a CDS encoding YebC/PmpR family DNA-binding transcriptional regulator translates to MAGHSKWAQIKRKKGANDKKRSAMYSKHIRAIQAAVRSGGSGDPAANLSLKNAIAAAKADTVPADNIENAIKRAVGAAEGAAEYKEVTYEGYGPGGTAIFIETLTDNVNRTVADIRAVFNKRGGSLGTSGSVAWQFEKKGVILLPDASEAAQEAAIEHGADDIQESEDGLEISTAPNDLYAVQDALASAGFRAESGQITMIPSNTVAVSGDDVRKLMTLIDSLEDLDDVQNVYSNAELPEDVEA, encoded by the coding sequence ATGGCCGGTCACAGCAAATGGGCGCAGATCAAGCGCAAGAAGGGCGCGAACGACAAGAAGCGGAGCGCGATGTACTCCAAACACATCCGCGCGATTCAGGCGGCGGTGCGGTCGGGCGGCAGCGGCGACCCGGCGGCGAACCTCAGCCTGAAAAACGCCATCGCGGCGGCGAAGGCCGACACCGTGCCCGCCGACAACATCGAGAACGCGATCAAGCGCGCGGTGGGGGCCGCCGAGGGAGCCGCCGAGTACAAGGAAGTGACCTACGAGGGCTACGGCCCCGGCGGCACGGCGATCTTCATCGAGACCCTGACCGACAACGTGAACCGCACGGTGGCCGACATTCGCGCCGTGTTCAACAAGCGCGGTGGAAGCCTGGGCACCAGCGGCTCGGTCGCGTGGCAGTTCGAGAAGAAGGGCGTGATCCTCCTCCCCGACGCCTCGGAGGCCGCCCAGGAGGCCGCCATCGAGCATGGGGCCGACGACATTCAGGAGTCCGAGGACGGCCTGGAGATCAGCACCGCGCCCAACGACCTCTACGCCGTGCAGGACGCGCTGGCGTCGGCGGGCTTCCGGGCCGAGAGCGGGCAGATCACCATGATCCCCAGCAACACGGTCGCGGTGAGCGGGGATGACGTGCGAAAGCTCATGACCCTGATCGACTCGCTCGAGGACCTCGACGACGTGCAGAACGTGTACTCCAACGCGGAGCTGCCGGAGGACGTGGAGGCGTAG